A window of Hymenobacter siberiensis genomic DNA:
AATGGGCGGCACATCTATACTGGCAAATTTGCCCTTGGCCGTCCCGCCCGCTATCGAGGTCGACGAGCGCCATGCCAATCCCTTGCGCACCCCGGCGCTACGCACGGTGGTGCCGGTCAGGCCAGCCTGATTGCCCACTCCCGGCAGCCGGTTGGGGTCGGTGAGCTGGGGCTGGCTGATGGCCGGCGGGTTGAGCGTGGCCGGCGACGGACCAGCCACGCCGCTGCCCGGCACCTGCCCGGCCACCCCGTTCAAAAATACCGCGTTGGCCACGCCCTGCGTCGCTCCGAAGCCGCTCAGCCCCACAATGGGTGGGCCGAAATTGGCCTCCACGGCCGCGCCCTGGATGTTTTTGTAGTAGCGCAGGAAGTAGTCGGGCTTGTTGCGCAGTACCACGTCGCCGGCCGTCAGGTTCCAGTTGGGGTTGGTGAGGGTGATGTAGATTTTATCGAATTGCTGGAGCTGCTGGGTGTTGCCCTCGGGCTGGAAGGGCACATTCTGGTCCGAAATAGCGGCCGTGAGGTGGATATTCTCCGCCAGCTGGCCTTCCAGCTGCAGGTTCAGGGCCGAGTTCACAAACACGTTCTGGGTATTGCCAAAGCTCAGGCCCCGCGACAGATTGCCGGTTTTGCTCACGCCCGGCGTGTTCAGAATCTGCTCTTTCACCGAAAAATCCTCGAACCGCGAAACGACCTGCCGGAATCCCAGGCTGTCCATCAGGCTGCGGGGCCGCCGGAAGCGGGCCGCCGTGAGCCGCAGCGGCAGTACCCGGTAGCACACCAAAATGGAATCGGCCAAGCCGGTGCCGCTGCTGTCTCGCAGAGCGGGCCGCACCCAACGGTAGCGGTCGGTGCGTCCATCGTAGTCGGCCCCGCGCCCACTGATGAGTACCGACGAGGGCACCACCGTCAGCGAATCCAAGAGCGCGAAACTGGTGGTGTCGCGGCCCGGCGCGAGGCGCACCCAGCGGCAGCGCCGGGTGCTGGGCGGCGGAGCCTCGCCCTTTGAAACAGGCCGAATCTGGGCCTGCGCCTGCCAATCAACAAAAAAAAGCGCCGCAACGAGCAGGCCCACCAGGGGGAAGCACAGGCGTAAGCGACGAATCATGCGGTAAAGGTCGGGTTTGGCGGGTAACGACACGAACCGGGGGTTTCGTGCCGTGACAGGGGCATTCGGACTGTTTTATCCCGCCAGCGGCAGCTCGATAAAAAAGTCCGTGCCCTCCCCCACTTTGGTTTCGAACCAGATTTTACCCCCGGCGCTCTCGATGCCGCGCCGGGCCACCGCCAGCCCAATGCCCGAGCCGCTGGCCTTGGTAGTAAAATTGGGCACGAAGATTTTCTCGCGCACCTCCTCGGGAATGCCCGCGCCGTTGTCGCGGATGGCCACGCGCACGCTGCCCGCGCCAGCCGCTTCCAACGACACGTCAATGTACGGGGCGCGGCCTTCGGGCACGGCTTGGCGGGCGTTTATCAGCAGGTTGTTGAAGGTGCGGACCAGCAGGTTTTCATCGGCAAACACCACGTAGCGGCCGGTTTCGGCATCTGGCGGCAGGTGCAGGGCCAGGGTACCATCGTCGGTATCGGGCTGGTGCAGGCCGGCGCAACGGCGCAGCACGGCGGCGATATCCAGCCGCTCGGGGCGCATGGTGGGCAGGTTGGTGAAGGTGCTGAAGCTGGTGGCAATGTCGCTCAGTACGTCAATCTGGGTGATGAGCGTCTGGCTGATTCGGCCAATCAACTCCTCGGCATTGGGGCGGCGCTCGGCAATGGCTTTCTGCAAAAACTGCAGACTCAGCTTCATGGGCGTGAGTGGATTTTTGATTTCGTGCGCCACCTGCCGGGCCATCTCGCGCCAGGCCGCCTCCTTTTCCTGGGCGGCCAGCTCGCGCTTACTGGCCTCCAGCTTGGTGAGCATGGTATTGTACTCGCGCACCAGCAGGCCAATCTCGTCGTCGGAGCTGTGGTAGTCCAGCAGCTCGTTTTCGCCAGTGAGCGTGGTTTTAGTGAGCTTTTCGGTGATGAGCTTGAGGGGAGCCGTGAGCTGCCGCGCCGCCACAAACGCCAGCCCCAAAAACAGCAGAAACATCAGCGTGAAGATGTTGAGAATCGTGGTAAACAGCTCTGTAAGCTTGGTATTCAACGCTTTCTCCGAGTCGAAGAACGGGATGCCCACGTAGCCCAGAATCGGGCCGGTGGGCAAGGCCGTTTCGTCGAACGACGACCCGTCGTCATCGTCAAATACCGAATGCACCGCGTAAACCGGCCCTTTCTTCGGAGGGCCATCGGCGCTGCCGTGCCCCAATGCGTGCCCGGCCAAATCGGTCACCACGGCCTCGCCTGCCCCGGCCCGCACCGGCAGGTACAGCGAATTGAACGATAACGACCCGGCCCGCTCCGTGAGCAGGACGCGGGGCCGGTTGCGCTCACCCAATGCCACCATGGCCTGCGGGTTCACCAGCGGCCCCAGCAGCCCGGCATCGAAAATGAGGGGCTGGCTGCTGGCCAGCAGCTCGCCGTGGGCATCATAAAGGTTGAGGTCGGTTTCGGTGAGGGCGGCCACGTTTTTGACCAGCACGGCCAGCGTGGGGCGGGCCGTGCTGTCGGAAAGCAGGTGGCGCTGCCGGCGCAGGCTTTCCAGGGCCAGCTGGCCGCGCCGCTCATACGTGCGGGCCAGGTCGCGCTTATACGAGTCAATAAGCTGGCTGGCCGTGGCCACGCTCACCACCAACAGCGGCACCACAATGCCCACGTTCAGCAGCAGCTGAATGCGCGTGCTGAAATTGAGCCGGGGCAGCGCCCGGCCGCGCACCAGCAGGGCCACGCCGCCCAGCAGTAGCCAGAAAAACGTCGATAGCAAGAACTGAAACGAAAAATTGGCCAGCCAGTCCCCCAGCGAATACGTGGCCGTGGTCACCACGACGGTCCGGTCCAGCGAGCCCCGCACGGCAAACTGATGGAAGCCCTTGCGCGTGAGGCCCGTGGTGTAAAGGCGCGGCTCAGCCAGCAGGGCGGCGGGCAGGCGGTTGGCGTAGTCAAAATCGCCTTCGCTGTACACCAGCCGGCCGTGGTTGTAGCCGGCGTAGCTCAGCTCGGTGGCCAGGCCGGGCTCAAAGAATTTCTGGTCCACCAGCAGCTCCGGCAGCACGCTATAGGAAGTGAGCTTCTTGAGCGTCAATTCTACCCGCACGGCGCCCAGCGGCAAGCCAATTCCGTTCACCCGCTGCCCCGGCACGGTGATGTGCGCCACATAGCGCCGCGAGCCAAACGGATTATCAGACTGCACCAGAAACACGCCGGCCTGCCCCGTAGGCTTGGCCAGCCGCTCGGTAATTGCGCGGGTTTCGCGTAGGCTGGGAGTTCCCGTTGGGGCGCCTAACGGGTCGCCCGCCTCGTCATACAGCGTGATATTGCTCTCGTATTTGTCAAAATAGTGGCTCAGGTATTGCCGGGCAATGCGTTCGCGCACCACTTCGGGCCGCCCGAAAGCAGCCGTGAGCGCCCGCCGGACAAACGGGTCGTGCGCAATTTTGTGCATCTGCTCACTCAGCAGAAACTCCCCCTGAAAATCGTTATCAACCAACAGATTACCCGCCAGACGCTGCTTATCAACCAACACCTGCTTTTCGAAGCGGGAGTACAGCGCCAGTGCCCCGGTAGCCGCCGTAAGGGCCAGCAGCAGTACCAACAGCACCGACGATTGGTAATTACTGGTAGTGGGCGCGGCCCGTAGGTTTATAGCCCGCACCAGCGCGGCGAACAAGAGTAAAACCCCCACCAGCAGCACCCACGGCTCACCCAGTACCAGCCCCGCCCCCAGCACCGGCAGCGTAGCCAGCGCGGGAGCCAGCAGCAGCAGCCGGCGCGGCACATGCTGCAATAACGCACCTGCCAGCTGCGTCAGGCCGAACAGTCCGGCCAGCCACGCGGCGGTGTGCAACAGCACCGCCAGTGCCAGCACCACCCAGAAACCCGTTATCTGCACGCTTCGGCTCACATCGAGGCTCAATTGGGAACCGCCAAAAACCGTGTTATAATAGCTAAACAACAGTCCCAGCCAACCACAAAAAGCCGCCCCCACCGCTACTGCGGCCACAACCTGTCGGCTTAGCGCACGCGGGGCCCGCACCCGCTGCGGCACTTGGAAATACCGCCACAATGCCACACCGCCCACGGCTACCAACAAAGCCAGCAGGGAATCGAGTAATAAGTCGCCCAGCGAGGGCGCCCACCACGCGGCCGCACTCACCCAGGGGTCAAACAAGGGCAGTTCGATAAAAGAATATGGCAGTCCCAGGTACAACAGTAGCGCCCGCAGCATCACCAAAGGCATCACCAATGAGGCCACGGCGGTCAGCGGCCGCCCGGCCTGCCACCAGCGCCACGCCAGCAGCAGCCACCCCATGGCATACAGTAGGCTGCCCAACGCCAGCAACGCCAGCGGCACGTACTGCCCGGTGAGCGGATTGGGCTGCAACCGCTTGATAGAAAAAAGGTAGTGGCCATCGGGTGCGTCAAACCGAGCCGAGCCGTGGACCGAGCTATCCGCCACCACTTTCAGTTCCAGCCCGCGAATCAGTGCCTGCTCGCCGCCCTCCCGCAGGTAGCGGTTGGTGATGCCGTAGTGCCGTTCCAGAGGCAGGTAAACGAGAACCAGGTACCGCCCCGCCAGACGGCGCAACTGCAGGAACTGGCCCATCGGCGTTTCCACAAGGCGCTCGGCAGCTGTGCGGGCCGCATCCTCCTGCGGCCGCAACGTTGCATCGGACCAGTAGCGCAGGGCTCCGTTTTCCAATACGCAAGTGGGGTACGTAGTCTGGGAAATAAGCTTTTGGAAGCTATAGTTACCGCGCGACAGCTCGGCCGCCACCGTATCGGCTTCGCGACGGGCCGTGGTTTCGGCATTCCGCACCAGCTGTTGCAGGCGCACCACATCGGTACGCTGCACCATGCCCGGGGCTTGCGCGTAGCGGCTGGCCAGGTAACCACCTACAAAACACAAAACCGCCCCCAGCAGCAGCAGCCAGGGTAGACGCCGTTGTGAGTAAGCTGGTTTCAGGATTGAGCCGGAGGAAGAAAGCGGGTGCAAAAAAGAAGCGATGAAGTCGTTAATCCGGCGCAGTAAAGGCAGCCCACCCAAAGTAAGCACGTTACCGGGTCATGAGGCCTTGCTTTTCGAAGCAGTGCCAGCATTCGAATGAGATGCCTCCCGCAAAGGAGCCCTCATTCGAGTGAACCGCAAAATCCAAGCCTAATAAAAAAGGCTGCCCATGGGCAGCCTTTTTGCAGTCCTCAAAATATTTATTTCTATCGATTTAGATAACGCGGGTCGAAGCTAGCACCGCCAACCCCGTAGAGCATCACGGCCCGCGCATAGCGGAATAGTAGCGGCGTTACGGCCAATACGGCTACGACCACAGTTATCACATAAACCCACAGGGGCGAGTCGTTGGCGAGATAATAGAGCAAAAACCCAATTCCCAGCAGCGCTGCCGTCGAGAAACCCGAGCTTATGTACATCGCACCATAGTAAAATCCCGGCTCCGGCTCATAAGTCTAATGACAGACCGGACAGGCTTCGGGCATTTCCATAAAACTAGTGCTGAACGCCGCATGTGTAAAGAGCTTACCCGTATGGCAGCGCGGACACCGCAGTTCCAACAGCGCCCGGGCTGTAGATGCAACAGCCTTAGTGGGCTGCTGCACTATGCTTTGACCGCCTTGGGGTGCGTGCGACGATACCAGAAATAACCTACCGCTCCCATCAAAATATAGGGAACCGTCATTATATAAAGGATGCCCTTGTTGAGACCGGCCACGTCGTAATCATCACGCTCCTGCCGGGCCGCTTCTACTTGCGACTTACACATCGAGCATTGCGCCTGGGCAGCCAGCGGCGCCAAGCTTAGCATCACACCCAGGAACAGGGTAAAAGCAGCGGCAAAAAAGGTCTTTTTCATAATAAATCAACACGGAGATTAAAGCAAAGTTTCTTATTATCAGACATAATACGGCGAAATCATAAAATACACAATAACGCCCGTGACTGATACGTACAGCCAGACCGGAAAGGTCCAGCGCGCAATGGCTTTGTGCTTGGTGTACTGTCCCGTGAGCGCGAAATAGAGCGTAAACAGCACGAGTCCTACCGTCACCACCGCGAGGCTGATATGGGTAAGAAGCAAGACGAAATAAATAAGACGGGCAGCCCCTACCCCACCAAAGTGCGTGCTTTCTACCTGCGAATGATACGCCACGTACGACAGCAGAAACAGCCCACCCAGGACGAAGGCCGTGCCCATGGCCGCCCGGTGGGCCAGCACGTTCTTCCGGCGGATAAAGTAATACCCAACCAGCAGGGCCACGGCCGTCAGTGAGTTCAGGCCGGCATTCACGGCTGGCAGCATGCGCAAGTACGCATCAGCCCCATCAATCTTGAAAATGCCCTTGAAATAAAACAGTATTGCTACCAGCAGCGGCACCACGATGCCCAGGCCACCAAGGATAATTCTGTAGCGCGTATAGTCCCCGGGGGCCATTACCGGGGGGTGCAGTTGTTCAGTGGGGGTGTTCATAATCGTAGAGCTGCACCGTTACTTCCGTGAGTAAGCGGTCTATTTCGCGTCCGTCGGTGCCATCATAAATGCCACGCACCCGTCGCTGATTGTCAACCAACAACAGCCGGCCGGCGGGGATGTTAGCCGTGTACACGGCCCCAGCCAGTCGCTTGGGGTCGGCGGTGAGGCGAAACTCCTGCTGCGTGAGTTTTTTGAGGGTATCGGCCGCACCGGTCAGGAAAAACCATTTGCCCGCAGTGGCACCGTATTGCTCGGCCAGCTTCGTCAGGGCAATGGTCTGGCTGGGTTCACCATTCAGCACGAAGGTGACCAGACGCACGCGGGGCTCGTGCCGGAACTTCTCCTGCACCCGCAGCAATTGGCGGGCTACGCGGACGCTGGCTTCATCGGCACCAAAAAACTGGGCGATGTATAACCCCTGGCCCAACTCCCGGCTGCTCACATCCCGCCCATTAGCAGACGACAATTGAAACGGCGCTATTTGGTGGAAAACAGTATCGCGCTGCCACTCCCCGCCAACCTGCGTGGAATCCACGCGGTCGGGCAGGTAAGTTGGCAGCGCGTAACGGTTGGAGCCGAAGCGGAACAGGAACAGAAAGGCCAGTACTGGCACCAATAGCAGTAGCCCCAGCAAAATGGTTTGGCGGGGCCGCATCCGCTATTTAAACATGCTTTGCAGCACTTCGCCCATGAACGAGCCTTCGGTAACCAGCGCCACCAACAGCCATACCAACAGGGACACCGGCACCAGAATGGTCCAAATCAGTCCTTTGGTTTCGTGCTTCAGGTGCATGAACTCAGCCACAATAAAGAATGCTTTCATGATGGTGAGCACGATGAAAATGCTATTGCGCAGCGTACTCGGGGACATCAGGAATACGAAAACGAATTCGACGGCCGTGATACCAACCAGGATGCCGAATACCCGCCAAATCCAGGCGGTGTTTGGCTTGGCGATTTCACCCGGGGCAAGGGTGTGTTCAGTAGTTGCGTGAGAAGCCATTGGGTAAGTTATGAGTTATGAGTTAAAAGTTATAAGTTAAAAGCGTGGGTTAGCGAGTGGATTTGACCAACTGATAACCCTTAACTTTTAACTCATAACTCTTTTTCAAACGAGGTAGAAGAAGGTGAATACGAACACCCACACCAAGTCTACAAAGTGCCAGTAGAGGCCGATTTTCTCAATCATCTCGTAGTGCCCGCGCTTTTCGAAGGTACCGTTGGTGGTAGCAATAAAGCACCACACCAACAGGCAGACGCCCGAGAATACGTGCGTACCGTGGAAACCGGTGATGAAGAAGAACAAGTCGGCGAATAGCACTGGCCCGTACTGGTTCATTGCCAGATTAGCTCCGTGGAACACGGTACCGTCGGCCATTACCGTGCCTTCGGTGTGGCCGTGGATGAAGTGACCCCACTCCCAGGCCTGACTGGCCAAAAAGGCAGAGCCAAACAGGATGGTCCAGAGCAGCCACTTTTGCACATCGGCTTTATCCATGCGGTGGCCGGCTTCTACGGCCAGCACCATCGTCACGGAGCTCAGAATCAGAATCATAGTCATCAGGGCCACGAAACCGAGCGGAACGTTGGCCTCGCCCATGCCGGGGAAGGCATTGAATACGTGGTCAGGGATGGGCCACCAGCGCGTGCTGAACACAAAATCTTTAGCTTCACCCGTAAAAACCTCGTGCTTATGGCGAATCATGCCATAGGTGGTGAGGAAGGCGGCAAAGGTAAATGCGTCAGAAAGCAGGAAAAACCACATCATCAGCTTACCGTAGCTCGCTTTGAAGGGTTCGTTGCCGCCATCCCAGTTGCCGGTGCGCGGGGCATCGTGAGTAGCGGAAGCCGCGGGATGCGGCAAAGTGGTCGGTTGGGCCATAGCAGACAGCGTAATGTCGTTTTAGTGGTTCAAAAGTAAGAACAAATACAGGTACAGCCAAAGCCCGCCCAGGAAGTGCCAGTATAAAGTAGCGTTGCCGATGGAGAGCAAGGCACGCGAATGCACCTGATAATTAAGCGTCCGCCTGAGTACTACGGCCAGAAAAACAAGCCCCGTAACCAAGTGAAAAGCGTGCACACCCATCAAAACGTATACGAATGAACCGGAAGGATTGGCATCGGCTCCGCCAAAGTACGTATTGCCGCCCACCAGGTCGCCGAAGCTATGGTACTGTCCCACCAGGAAAGCCAACCCAAGTACCAGCGTGACAATCATACCGATTTTCACCCGGTTGATTTCGTCCTTACGTGCTGAGAAATAGGCCCATTGTATGCTCGCACTGCTCAGCGCAATCAGAATGGAGTTGATGAGAAGTGAAGCGGGCAGGTCAAACTCGCGCCAGTTGCCTTCATCGCGGCGCACGATGTAGCCGCTGGTAAAAGCCGCGAACATCATCACAATGCTGAAAATAAGTAGAATAAGCAGCACGCGCTTAGGGTGCCAGCCTAGTCCAACTTCCTTTTCGGATAACGTTTCAGAAGGATTCATAATCTAGATATTAGGGGAATTGGTTGACGTTTTTTAGTTGCTGACAGCCCGTTTTTTTTATTCCCGGCAGGCAACTAGCTATTAACAACCAACAACTATATTTTGTCCAGTACCAAAGCAATTTGTACGATGGGCAGGTACAAAAAAGAAGCAAACATGATGCGCAGTGCCGCCTTGCGCGACTGCGTACGCATCAGCTGCACCGTGAGCAACAGAAACAGCACGCCCGCCACTACCGCTACCAATGCCGATATACGACCGGAAATATTGAATTCCAGCGGCAACAGGCTAAGCGGAATCAGCAGCAGCGTGTAGGTCATTATCTGAAACGCGGTGCGCAGGTCGCGGTTGCCAGGCGAGGGCAACATTTTGAAGCCGGCCCGCTTATAATCGTCGTCGGCCACCCAGGCAATGGCCCAGAAGTGCGGAAACTGCCACATGAACTGAATCCCGAACAGCACCCACGCCTCTACCCCAATGTAGCCAGTGGCCGCCACCCAGCCGATAAGCGGCGGCAAACCACCCGGCACAGCGCCTACGGCAACACAAATAGGCGATATCGTTTTAAGCGGCGTGTAGATGAATCCGTACAGGATAAGCGACAGAAGCGATAGCCCTGCGGTGAGCGGGTTGAACAGATACCACAGCAGCCCCAACCCAGCTACCCCCAGCAACACGCAGAAGACCCAGGCTTCGCCCGGCGATAGAATGCCCATTGGGAGTGGCCGCTTGGCCGTGCGGGTCATTAACTTATCCAGCTCCCGCTCGTGAACCTGGTTGATAATGTTGGCCGAGCCAGTCACGAGCAGGCCACCCAGCATCACCAGTAAAGCCCGGCTCCAACTGAAATCGTGTGCTCCCAGCATATACCCGATGGCGCTGGAAAACGCTACAGTGAGCGAAAGCCGGAATTTGAGCAGCTGAAAATAGGCGCGGGCCTTAACCATCAATTGTACTTATAATTTCGTTGTGAGGTCCAACTTGTCGAAGATGCACCCAACGGGGCCGCGAAGTTACGCAACAACCCGCCGGGGTGCATCTGTGGGCGCAATAGTTTCCGTGCTTTTACGCGCACGGACCACGGCCAGCAGCGTCAGAAACTGTACGCCAAACAATACAGTAGCCAGAGTAAGATGCACTGGCTGCACCACGGCCGGCAGTGCAAACGACGCTAGCACGATTCCGGCCAGAATTTCCAGGCCAATCAGGCTGAGCGTAGCTGTAACCAAATTGCGCAGGCGTTTTTGGACAAGCTGCCAAATCTCGTAGCCCAGGTACACGTTCAGCAGCAAAACCGCAGCCGATACCGTACGATGCAGGCTGAACACGCTACCCAGCTTGCTCACCCAGTTTTCGCGCCCTACATAGTCCGCTGCGGCCGATACAATGTCTACTTGTTCGCGCACCTGCGTCCCCAGCACAATCTGCCAGAACGTGAGCAGCAGCGCGGCCCAAAGCCATATTTGCAAAGCGGCCGCTGGACGCTTCATCCCGACACTCGCATCAATAAGTTCCGCTTCCGGCAATCGCGATGTAACATCGCCTTGCCCCCACCGTGCCCGGTCAACAGCGTACAGTAGCAGCGCTACTATCACCAGCGCCAGCGCCATGTGCACCGTTACCATCACGGGCAGCAAATTGGTGGAAACCACCAATGAACCAAGGTAGCCTTGCACCCCCGTCAGAATAAACGAAGCAAATGCCAGCCAGAAAATAGTGCGGTCGCGCCGCCAGTAAGGCAGGGCGAACGCAACGGTAAGAAAAACAAATACTCCAATTAGCGCGCCCAACAATCGGTTTACGTACTCAATCCAGGTTTTCACCGGGTTGAAATCCGTTTCGATATATTGCGTGGGATGGGCAAATATGCTGCCCGCAACCTGCGCAAAACCCATTCGTTGCAGCGTTCGGGCCAGCTTCTGGTTTTTGGCCACCCGTTGCGCCGTGTATATCTCTTTGTAATCTGGAGGCAGCTGGCTGGCTTCGGTTGGGGGCACCCATTGGCCAAAGCATTTGGGCCAATCCGGGCATCCCATGCCACTGCCGGTACTCCGAACTACTCCACCCACCAGAATCAACAGGTAAACGCTTACGACGGTGAGAATGCCCACAAAACGGAAACGCCGTACGGCAGGGCTCAAATGAAATTTCTCCATAGTGAAAAGACGGCTACCTCTGCCCTACGCAACCGCAGGACACAAGTAAAACAGATTATTTAAGGGATTGATTAAATCCCATGAACCAAAAACGGGCCGCCGGTTAGGCGGCCCGCTTCGGGACTTTACCAAGTAGCTTGGTTAATCAGGCTTTTGCTAACTAATCAGCCAACTCCTGCTCATAGGGCAGGTTAGACGACTGCGTTTGCGAGTACGGTACGTTCTGGGGGATAAAGTCCACATCCGAACCGGGCTTGCTATAGTCGTAGGGCCAGCGATATACCGCTGGAATCTCGCCGGGCCAGTTGCCGTGGCCGGGTACTACTGGTGTCGTCCACTCCAGCGTATTCGAGTTCCAAGGATTCTCCGTAGCCCGGCGGCCACGGAAGATGCTGTAGAAGAAGTTGAAGATGAAAATAAACTGGCCGAAGAAAGTAATGATGGCCGCAACCGAGATAAACTTGTTCATGTCCGCGAATTGCGAGAAAGCATCAAATCCAGTCCAGGCATAGTAACGACGGGGGAAACCGGCAATACCTACATAGTGCATCGGCATGAATATCAGATACACACCAGCGAACGTGAGCCAGAAGTGGATGTAACCCAGCTTGTCGTCCATCATACGGCCAAACATCTTGGGAAACCAGTGATAAACACCGGCAAACAAGCCGAAGAATGCCGCGCTACCCATTACCAAGTGGAAGTGAGCAACCACGAAATAGGTGTTGTGCATCTGGATATCCAGCGTTGCATTACCGAGAATGATACCCGTGAGGCCACCCGAGATAAACAGCGATACAAAACCAATAGAGAACAACATGGCCGCCGTGAAACGGATATTACCGCGCCAGAGCGTAGCCAGCCAGTTGAATACCTTCACACCCGAAGGCACAGCGATAATCAGCGTCAAGAACATGAATACTGAGCCTAGGAAGGGGTTCATTCCCGTTACGAACATGTGGTGAGCCCACACAACGAACGACAGCAGCGAGATACCAATCAGCGAACCAATCATGGCGCGGTAGCCGAAGATGGGCTTACGAGCATTAGTGGCAAGAACTTCCGATACCATACCCATAGCAGGCATGATTACGATATATACCTCGGGGTGCCCCAGGAACCAGAACAAGTGCTGGAACAATACCGGCGAACCGCCCTGGTTGCTCAATGCCTGACCGGCAATGTAGATGTCCGACAGGAAGAAAGAGGTACCGAAAGAACGGTCGAACACCAGCAGCAAAGCAGCCGCGAACAGGACCGGGAACGCGAGGATACCCAGAATGGCAGTCAAGAAGAAAGCCCAAATGGTAAGCGGCAGCTTGCTCATGCTCATACCACGGGTACGCATGTTGATGACCGTGGTCACGTAGTTTACACCACCCAGCAGCTGCGACACGATGAAGAACACCATGCTCACCAACCACAGCGTCATGCCAGCACCGGAGCCGGGAATGGCCTGCGGCAATGCACTCAGCGGCGGGTAGATTGTCCAGCCAGCAGCTGCTGGACCGGTTTCAATAAACAGCGAGGAGAACATAATAATGCTCGACAGGAAGAAGAACCAGTACGAGAGCATGTTCATGAAGCCCGAAGCCATGTCGCGGGCACCCACTTGCAGCGGAATCAGGAAGTTCGAGAAGGTACCGCTCAAACCGGCAGTCAGCACGAAGAATACCATGATAGTACCGTGCATCGTTACCAGTGCAAGGTAAAACTCAGGGTTCAACTTACCAGCCTGAATCCAGCCACCGAGAACGGGTTTCAACCACTCCATCGTGCCTTCGGGCCAGCCAAGCTGCAAACGGAATAAGCTCGAGAGAGTACCACCAATGATGGCCCACAGCATACCCGTAATCAGGTACTGCTTAGCAATCTGCTTGTGGTCCTGACTGAACACGTACTTCCACATCCAGTGCTGGTCGTGGTGCTCGTGCTCGTGGTCATCATGTAACAGGTGGTCGCCGTGCTCGATAGCCGGCACCGGAGCGGAACCAATACCGCCCTGCGTTTGCACGCCTGGAGAAAGATTTGGTTTGGGTGTCATGTCTGACATAGCAGAATACCGTTAGTAGTTATTAGTAAGAAGCAGCCAAAGGCACGGGAGCAGCTTCTTTTTCCTGAGGCGCGGTGGCTACGGGAGTAACCATCGATTTGACCTTCTGTTTGAAAGCAGCCAACACATCTGGGTTTTTTTGAGCAAATGATTGCTGAGCGGCGTACCAGTTCTGGTAATCGTCCGGCTCATCTACAATCACGGTTGCCTTCATAGCGAAGTGGCTACCGCCGCACACCTGGTTGCAAGCCAGCTCATA
This region includes:
- a CDS encoding cytochrome c oxidase subunit I; translation: MSDMTPKPNLSPGVQTQGGIGSAPVPAIEHGDHLLHDDHEHEHHDQHWMWKYVFSQDHKQIAKQYLITGMLWAIIGGTLSSLFRLQLGWPEGTMEWLKPVLGGWIQAGKLNPEFYLALVTMHGTIMVFFVLTAGLSGTFSNFLIPLQVGARDMASGFMNMLSYWFFFLSSIIMFSSLFIETGPAAAGWTIYPPLSALPQAIPGSGAGMTLWLVSMVFFIVSQLLGGVNYVTTVINMRTRGMSMSKLPLTIWAFFLTAILGILAFPVLFAAALLLVFDRSFGTSFFLSDIYIAGQALSNQGGSPVLFQHLFWFLGHPEVYIVIMPAMGMVSEVLATNARKPIFGYRAMIGSLIGISLLSFVVWAHHMFVTGMNPFLGSVFMFLTLIIAVPSGVKVFNWLATLWRGNIRFTAAMLFSIGFVSLFISGGLTGIILGNATLDIQMHNTYFVVAHFHLVMGSAAFFGLFAGVYHWFPKMFGRMMDDKLGYIHFWLTFAGVYLIFMPMHYVGIAGFPRRYYAWTGFDAFSQFADMNKFISVAAIITFFGQFIFIFNFFYSIFRGRRATENPWNSNTLEWTTPVVPGHGNWPGEIPAVYRWPYDYSKPGSDVDFIPQNVPYSQTQSSNLPYEQELAD
- a CDS encoding COX15/CtaA family protein; the encoded protein is MEKFHLSPAVRRFRFVGILTVVSVYLLILVGGVVRSTGSGMGCPDWPKCFGQWVPPTEASQLPPDYKEIYTAQRVAKNQKLARTLQRMGFAQVAGSIFAHPTQYIETDFNPVKTWIEYVNRLLGALIGVFVFLTVAFALPYWRRDRTIFWLAFASFILTGVQGYLGSLVVSTNLLPVMVTVHMALALVIVALLLYAVDRARWGQGDVTSRLPEAELIDASVGMKRPAAALQIWLWAALLLTFWQIVLGTQVREQVDIVSAAADYVGRENWVSKLGSVFSLHRTVSAAVLLLNVYLGYEIWQLVQKRLRNLVTATLSLIGLEILAGIVLASFALPAVVQPVHLTLATVLFGVQFLTLLAVVRARKSTETIAPTDAPRRVVA
- a CDS encoding cytochrome c oxidase subunit 3, translated to MNPSETLSEKEVGLGWHPKRVLLILLIFSIVMMFAAFTSGYIVRRDEGNWREFDLPASLLINSILIALSSASIQWAYFSARKDEINRVKIGMIVTLVLGLAFLVGQYHSFGDLVGGNTYFGGADANPSGSFVYVLMGVHAFHLVTGLVFLAVVLRRTLNYQVHSRALLSIGNATLYWHFLGGLWLYLYLFLLLNH
- the cyoE gene encoding heme o synthase yields the protein MVKARAYFQLLKFRLSLTVAFSSAIGYMLGAHDFSWSRALLVMLGGLLVTGSANIINQVHERELDKLMTRTAKRPLPMGILSPGEAWVFCVLLGVAGLGLLWYLFNPLTAGLSLLSLILYGFIYTPLKTISPICVAVGAVPGGLPPLIGWVAATGYIGVEAWVLFGIQFMWQFPHFWAIAWVADDDYKRAGFKMLPSPGNRDLRTAFQIMTYTLLLIPLSLLPLEFNISGRISALVAVVAGVLFLLLTVQLMRTQSRKAALRIMFASFLYLPIVQIALVLDKI